The Microplitis demolitor isolate Queensland-Clemson2020A chromosome 8, iyMicDemo2.1a, whole genome shotgun sequence genome has a segment encoding these proteins:
- the LOC103573905 gene encoding ankyrin-3 isoform X3, which translates to MTGVEEGKGGGGDNDVSATDKVVQQNGAPEKAPVVTGTNMETLPRPGKQSDPSTAFLRAARAGQLEKVLEFLESGVDINASNANGLNALHLAAKDGHSEIVRELLARGAIVDAATKKGNTALHIASLAGQEEVVQLLVQREASVNAQSQNGFTPLYMAAQENHDSVVKFLLSKGANQTLATEDGFTPLAVAMQQGHDKVVAVLLENDTRGKVRLPALHIAAKKDDCKAAALLLQNDHNPDVTSKSGFTPLHIAAHYGNDRIASLLYDKGADVNFAAKHNITPMHVAAKWGKIKMVNLLMSKGANIAAKTRDGLTPLHCAARAGHHEVVDILIEKGAPIGSKTKNGLAPLHMASQGDHVDAARILLYHRAPVDEVTVDYLTALHVAAHCGHVRVAKLLLDRNADPNARALNGFTPLHIACKKNRIKVVELLLKHKASIEATTESGLTPLHVASFMGCMNIVIYLLQNEASPDIPTVRGETPLHLAARANQTDIIRILLRNGAQVDARAREEQTPLHVASRLGNVDIVMLLLQHGAGVDATTKDLYTPLHIAAKEGQEEVASVLLENGASLTATTKKGFTPLHLAAKYGNMNVARLLLQKNAPVDAQGKNGVTPLHVASHYDHQNVALLLLEQGASPHAMAKNGHTPLHIAARKNQMDIATTLLEYGAKANAESKAGFTPLHLGAQEGHTDMSTLLIEHKADTNHKAKNGLTPLHLCAQEDKTNVATILVKNGAEVDAKTKAGYTPLHVAAHFGQAAMVRFLLRAGAAVDSSTGAGYTPLHQAAQQGHTLVINLLLESKAKPNAVTNNGQTALAIAQKLGYISVVETLKVVTETIITTTHTTTIEEKYRVQAPESMQETFMSDSEDEGGGDEIGTAAMNVYGQPPHAQHVYLPSYYQGQMTYTREDPMLSDQQQYRYMTVDDMKSMGDDSMRVNVTDDERDNRHSGGTTVTDMITKESYHRSNAANLKPDNIDINRHPVHVGPSLDSLNWSLAALGIVPKGQGMWRDSFLVSFLVDARGGAMRGCRHSGVRVIVPPRKAAMPMRITCRYLKRDKLTNPPPLMEGEALASRILELGPVAAKFLGPVIIEVPHFASLRGKEREIVILRSDNGETWREHTLEASEEAVQDVLNESFEGEELSQLEDLQTSRIVRILTVDFPHYFAVVSRVRQEVHAVGPEGGTVSSSAVPQVQAVFPPAALTKKIRVGLQAHPIPAELVAKLLGNRVAVSPIVTVEPRRRKFHKPITLTIPVPQAANKGMINQYSGDAPTLRLLCSITGGQSRAVWEDVTGSTPLTFVKDCVSFTTTVSARFWLMDCRNITEATRMATELYTHATHVPFMAKFVVFAKRVDPLEARLRVFCMTDDKEDKTLEHQEHFTEVAKSRDVEVLEGKTQYMEFAGNLVPVMKSGEQLQLPFRAFKENRVPFTARVKDPDAADMVGRIMFMSEPKVAKGEPPQTPICTLNILLPEKISPETGHSELDLLELSKNYSFLRDGGISRPDTIHRATIRLTDIANLLDRDWEKLAEELNVSPADVDLIKDEHPGKPALQAAAMFKLWQGNGNKVTGNTLEKALNKIGREDIVKKCIFNVELVTDDVEKAVARVRLDQPGFDSLKEELGPSRDSSLRRDGTLGDQKHGFDFDESDQMKDSESVEDLSNIGSVPQKNTKQQHITITNGTVFNGTSTPVKDKYASEEKDLGDDMAEFLQHKYHVTDTMTKKTRDEVDDDNKNRQRVIEDANRLVTDVTEEAAKRAQLLADQAFAAGKPESDFLQHSEPSYTETTTTEIDPVTNERITRTTRIMTSSLSSTVPVTEEMSGNNELRESMQKVVDQFMTEERRAQ; encoded by the exons aGTGATCCAAGTACCGCATTCTTACGTGCTGCACGAGCTGGACAATTGGAGaaagttttagaatttttagaaTCGGGAGTTGACATTAATGCCTCAAATGct AATGGATTAAATGCTTTGCATTTAGCGGCCAAGGACGGTCATTCGGAGATTGTACGTGAATTATTGGCGCGCGGTGCAATTGTAGATGCGGCTACAAAAAAGGGGAATACAGCTTTACACATTGCTTCActtg CCGGTCAAGAGGAAGTAGTGCAATTACTTGTTCAACGAGAAGCTTCTGTAAACGCACAATCACAAAATGGTTTTACTCCATTGTATATGGCAGCCCAGGAAAATCACGACTctgttgttaaatttttactcagtaAAGGAGCTAATCAGACCCTTGCGACGgag GATGGTTTTACACCATTGGCTGTTGCGATGCAGCAGGGACACGACAAGGTCGTTGCAGTACTCTTGGAGAACGACACGCGAGGTAAAGTGCGGTTGCCCGCCCTTCACATTGCAGCTAAAAAGGATGACTGTAAAGCTGCTGCTCTGCTtcttcaa AACGATCATAATCCTGACGTTACATCGAAAAGTGGTTTTACACCACTTCACATTGCTGCCCATTATGGCAACGATCGAATCGCCTCTTTGCTTTATGATAAAGGAGCTGACGTCAATTTTGCTGCCAaa caCAATATAACGCCTATGCATGTTGCCGCAAAATGgggcaaaataaaaatggtaaatttattaatgagcAAAGGAGCGAATATTGCAGCGAAAACACGCGACGGTTTAACGCCACTTCATTGTGCCGCCCGTGCTGGTCATCATGAAGTCGTAgacattttaattgaaaaaggaGCACCAATTGGttctaaaacaaaaaatggcCTGGCACCACTTCACATGGCGTCTCAGGGTGATCATGTGGATGCTGCACGTATATTACTTTATCATCGGGCTCCAGTCGATGAGGTTACAGTTGATTATCTCACAGCACTTCACGTGGCGGCTCACTGTGGTCATGTTCGTGTAGCAAAGCTTTTACTGGATCGTAATGCCGATCCAAATGCTCGTGCATTAAACGGTTTTACGCCTTTACACATTGCctgcaaaaaaaatcgaatcaaGGTTgtggaattattattgaagCACAAGGCCAGTATTGAAGCCACCACAGAATCAGGCCTTACACCTCTGCATGTCGCCAGTTTTATGGGATGTATGAATAttgtgatatatttattgcaaAACGAAGCTAGTCCAGACATACCGACCGTGAGAGGTGAAACGCCACTTCATCTAGCTGCACGAGCGAATCAAACTGATATTATCAGGATATTATTGAGAAATGGCGCTCAGGTTGACGCCCGAGCGAGAGAAGAGCAGACACCACTTCATGTTGCTTCTCGTCTCGGTAATGTTGATATTGTTATGCTTTTACTTCAACACGGAGCTGGAGTTGATGCAACTACGAAAGATTTATATACACCTCTTCATATTGCCGCTAAAGAAGGCCAAGAAGAG gttGCATCTGTTTTATTAGAAAACGGAGCTTCGCTTACTGCTACAACTAAGAAAGGCTTTACTCCACTTCATCTTGCTGCCAAGTATGGTAACATGAATGTTGCAAGATTGTTATTACAGAAAAATGCACCAGTTGATGCGCAGGGAAag aaTGGTGTTACCCCTCTTCATGTGGCCTCTCATTATGATCATCAGAACGTTGCCCTTTTATTACTTGAACAGGGCGCGTCACCTCACGCTATGGCTAAGAATGGACACACACCACTTCATATTGCGGCtcgaaaaaatcaa atggaTATTGCAACGACTTTACTGGAATACGGAGCTAAAGCAAATGCAGAATCAAAAGCTGGTTTTACACCACTTCACCTCGGTGCTCAAGAGGGCCATACAGACATGTCAACGTTATTAATTGAACATAAAGCAGATACGAATCATAAAGCAAAG aatGGACTCACACCGCTTCATTTATGCGCACAAGAAGACAAGACTAATGTAGCAACAATCCTCGTGAAAAATGGTGCCGAAGTTGATGCTAAAACCAAG GCTGGATATACACCCCTACACGTGGCAGCTCACTTTGGTCAAGCAGCAATGGTACGTTTCCTACTGAGAGCTGGCGCAGCAGTCGATAGCAGTACTGGAGCTGGTTACACCCCATTGCATCAGGCCGCACAGCAGGGTCACACGCTTGTCATTAATTTACTACTCGAAAGTAAAGCCAAACCTAATGCAGTTACTAAT aatGGACAAACGGCTTTAGCAATCGCACAAAAACTTGGTTATATTAGTGTTGTTGAAACGCTCAAAGTTGTAACAGAAACAATTATTACAACGACACATACGACCacaattgaagaaaaatacaGAGTTCAAGCACCAGAGTCTATGCAGGAAACGTTTATGAGTGATAGTGAAGACGAAGGTG GTGGTGATGAGATCGGCACTGCGGCCATGAATGTGTATGGACAGCCGCCTCACGCGCAACATGTGTACCTCCCTTCCTACTACCAGGGCCAAATGACCTATACTC gCGAAGATCCGATGCTTAGCGACCAACAGCAGTATCGTTACATGACTGTTGATGACATGAAGTCAATGGGAGACGATTCAATGAGAGTAAACGTCACTGATGATGAGAGGGACAATCGACATTCCGGAG GGACCACGGTAACAGATATGATCACTAAAGAAAGCTATCATCGCTCAAACGCAGCGAATCTTAAGCctgataatattgatatcaatAGGCATCCAGTTCACGTTGG ACCGTCACTAGACTCCTTAAATTGGTCACTGGCAGCCCTTGGTATCGTACCAAAAGGACAAGGAATGTGGAGGGACAG CTTTTTGGTTTCGTTCCTGGTGGATGCTCGTGGTGGAGCAATGCGAGGATGTCGTCACAGTGGTGTACGGGTTATTGTACCACCACGTAAAGCAGCAATGCCAATGAGAATTACCTGCAGATATCTTAAAAGAGATAAATTAACGAATCCACCTCCTTTGATGGAAGGTGAAGCGCTTGCCAGTCGAATACTTGAACTTGGACCAGTTGCCGCAAAATTTTTGGG gcCTGTTATCATTGAAGTACCACATTTTGCCTCACTTCGAGGTAAGGAGAGAGAGATCGTGATTCTTCGATCCGACAATGGAGAAACTTGGCGTGAGCACACCCTTGAAGCTAGCGAGGAAGCTGTCCAGGATGTGCTTAATGAGAGCTTTGAAGGAGAag AATTAAGCCAGCTAGAAGATCTTCAAACGTCGCGAATAGTACGTATTCTCACGGTTGATTTTCCCCATTATTTCGCCGTGGTATCACGAGTTAGACAGGAAGTTCACGCTGTCGGACCTGAGGGTGGAACTGTTTCATCATCAGCGGTACCTCAAGTACAAGCTGTTTTCCCGCCAGCAgcacttacaaaaaaaattagagttGGCCTTCAG GCTCATCCAATACCTGCGGAGCTGGTGGCTAAGCTCTTGGGTAATCGAGTGGCAGTATCGCCCATCGTAACTGTCGAACCACGGCGAAGAAAATTCCATAAGCCCATTACATTGACCATACCCGTACCTCAAGCAGCCAACAAGGGCATGATTAATCAGTACTCTGGAGACGCACCAACTTTGAGGCTTCTGTGCAGCATAACTG GAGGTCAGTCACGGGCGGTCTGGGAGGATGTGACCGGGTCTACGCCCCTAACTTTCGTCAAGGATTGTGTGTCTTTTACCACTACCGTGTCTGCAAGATTTTGGCTCATGGACTGCAGAAATATTACCGAGGCTACGCGAATGGCCACCGAGCTTTATACTCACGCAACACATGTACCCTTCATGGCCAA ATTTGTTGTGTTTGCAAAACGAGTTGACCCGCTTGAGGCAAGATTACGCGTCTTCTGTATGACAGACGACAAAGAAGATAAAACTCTGGAGCATCAGGAGCACTTTACAGAAGTAGCAAAAAGCCGAGATGTTGAAGTACTCGAGGGCAAAACACAATACATGGAGTTTGCCGGTAACCTTGTACCCGTTATGAAGAGCGGTGAACAACTTCAGTTACCCTTCCGGGCGTTCAAGGAGAATCGTGTACCTTTCACGGCAAGAGTAAAAGATCCAGATGCAGCAGACATGGTTGGTAGAATAATGTTTATGAGTGAGCCAAAGGTGGCCAAGGGCGAACCACCACAAACACCAATTTGTACATTAAACATCTTGTTACCGGAAAAAATTTCACCAGAGACTGGACACTCTGAACTGGATTTACTTGAGTTATCCAAGAATTATAGCTTCTTACGTGACGGCGGAATAa GTCGCCCAGATACAATTCATAGGGCAACTATCCGTCTAACAGACATTGCGAATCTCCTTGATCGTGACTGGGAAAAATTGGCTGAAGAACTTAATGTATCGCCTGCTGatgttgatttaattaaagatgAACATCCGGGTAAACCGGCACTTCAAGCTGCTGCGATGTTTAAATTATGGCAAGGCAACGGAAATAAAGTGACTg GAAATACGCTTGAGAAAGCATTGAACAAGATCGGTCGGGAGGACATCGTGAAGAAGTGTATATTTAATGTTGAACTTGTGACTGATGATGTTGAAAAAGCAGTTGCAAGAGTGAGACTCGATCAACCAGGTTTTGATTCACTTAAAGAAGAGTTGGGACCTTCTAGAGATTCATCATTGCGGCGTGATGGGACATTGGGAGATCAGAAACATGGTTTTGATTTTGATGAATCCGATCAAATGAAA gactCTGAATCAGTTGAGGATTTAAGCAACATTGGAAGTGTGCCGCAAAAAAACa CAAAACAGCAGCACATAACAATTACCAATGGCACTGTATTCAATGGTACCTCGACCCCAGTAAAAGATAAATACGCAAGTGAAGAAAAAGATCTTGGCGACGATATGGCTGAATTTCTCCAGCATAAGTATCACGTTACGGATACAATGACTAAAAAAACACGCGACGAAGTTGACGATGACAATAAAAATCGACAGAGGGTTATTGAAGATGCTAATAGATTAGTAACCG